The Symphalangus syndactylus isolate Jambi chromosome 3, NHGRI_mSymSyn1-v2.1_pri, whole genome shotgun sequence genome has a segment encoding these proteins:
- the MPZL3 gene encoding myelin protein zero-like protein 3 isoform X1 produces the protein MQQRGAAGSRGCALFPLLGVLFFQGVYMVLCLEIHADAHVRGYVGEKIKLKCTFKSTSDVTDKLTIDWTYRPPSSSRTVSIFHYQSFQYPTTAGTFRDRISWVGNVYKGDASISISNPTIKDNGTFSCAVKNPPDVHHNIPMTELTVTERGFGTMLSSVALLSILVFVPSAVVVALLLVRMGRKAAGLKKRSRSGYKKSSIEVSDDTDQEEEEACMARLCVHCAECLDSDYEETY, from the exons GTGTTTATATGGTCCTTTGCTTGGAGATTCATGCAGATGCCCATGTCCGAGGTTATGTTGGAGAAAAGATCAAGTTGAAATGCACTTTCAAGTCAACTTCAGATGTCACTGACAAGCTTACTATAGACTGGACATATCGCCCTCCCAGCAGCAGCCGCACAGTATCA ATATTTCATTATCAGTCTTTCCAGTACCCAACCACAGCAGGCACATTTCGGGATCGGATTTCCTGGGTTGGAAATGTATACAAAGGGGATGCATCTATAAGTATAAGCAACCCTACCATAAAGGACAATGGGACATTCAGCTGTGCTGTGAAGAATCCCCCAGATGTGCACCATAATATTCCCATGACAGAGCTAACAGTCACAGAAAGGG GTTTTGGCACCATGCTTTCCTCCGTGGCCCTTCTTTCCATCCTTGTCTTTGTGCCCTCAGCCGTGGTGGTTGCTCTGCTGCTGGTGAGAATGGGGAGGAAGGCTGCTGGGCTGAAGAAGAGGAGCAGGTCTGGCTATAAGAAGTCGTCTATTGAGGTTTCCGATGA CACTgatcaggaggaggaagaggcgtGCATGGCGAGGCTTTGCGTCCATTGCGCTGAGTGCCTG GATTCAGACTATGAAGAGACATATTGA